AAGGTTCCCCAGACCGATCCGGAATTCCAGACGCTCCTACAGCAATACCGTACCGACAACCTCGCCTTCCGTAAAGGCCTCACCGACAAGCTGGAAGCCAATATGGACAACCTCCTTCCGGTCGCCTTCGCGCGCGAGGCTTTCTCGCTCATCGGCGTGGACAAGGTCCGCGAAATCGTCGCTGCGGCTGACACGCCTTTCGGCACCCACCCGGTCGTGACCGGCCTCCTGAAGCAGGTGGACGAAGAGGAAGCCCGGATGAAGGAGATGCAGGAGCGCGCGCAGGCCATCATCGGCCAGAAGTTCCTGGACCTGGAAGAGCCCGATCCGGACGGCAACGTCCACAAGCTGAGCGAGTATTTGGGCCAGGGCAACTGGGTCCTGGTCGATTTCTGGGCCTCCTGGTGCGGTCCGTGCAAGGCCGAGATGCCCAACGTGGTCGAGGTCTACAAGAAGTACCACGCCAAGGGCTTCGAGATCGTGGGCCTGTCCTTCGACCGCCAGAAAGAGGCCTGGGTGCAGGCCATCAAGGACTGGGAGATGCCCTGGATCCATCTCTCCGACCTGAAGCAGTGGCAGACCGTCGCTTCCGACACCTATGCCGTCAAGGCCATCCCGGACAACATCCTGGTCGACCCTGAAGGCACGATCGTCGCCCGCGGACTCCGGGGCGACGACCTGAAGGCAAAGCTTGCCGAGATTTTCGTGTAGGCGCTACTGGTTGAGATAATCAACCCCGTTGTAATACTTTACGACGGCCTGCTTGATCAGATACTTGAACTGCGAGCCCATCTCGTCGGCCTGCGCCTTGAGGTAATTGTTGTTCGCAGTCTGGAACTCCAGCGGGGAGATGAGTCCCTGCTCCAGCTTCTTGAGGTTGAGGTGATAGGCTTCGGTCTGCACCTCAGCCTTTCTTTGTGCCTGCAGCCAGGCGGCGGCGCTGCCGTCCCGGTCCTGGATGGCCTTGCGGACTTCGGTCTCCACCTCGCGGCGCTTCTGGTCCAGCTCGGCCGTGGCCCGCTTGTAGGCGTTCCGCTTCGTGGCCACTTTCGTCTGCCGGCTCAGCCGGTCCCAGATGGGAATGCTGAGGGAAAGCTGGACATACTCGCCCAGGTTGGCGTTGAACATGCCCCAGAAAGGAGGCATCGTCGTATCCTGACCGAGATAGGAGTAGTAGGTAGTGCTTATGCCGCCCGACAGACGGAGGCTCGGCAGCAGCTGCCCCTTGGCCGTATTGAACTCCAGCAGGGCGTTCTTCGCCTTCCAGTCGGCGATCTTCACGGCCGGGTTGTTCAGGAGGGCGAACTCGACGACGGATTCTTCGCTGTCGCCCAGCAGGGCCGGCCCCTCGTCAGAGCCGGCAGCGCCGAACTCCGCGAGCACCAGCTCCTCGTCCGCCGGCCAGAACATCAGGTCGGCGAGGGTGAGCTTCTGCTGCTCGTATTCGTTGAGGGTGTTGATCCGGTCATACTGCCGGTCGGCCAGTTCGGCCTCCATCTGGACCACGTCCGCGTGGCCTTTCTGGCCGATCTCTTCCTGCTTGCGGGCCTTGGCGAGCGCCTGCTCGGCGGCTGCCACCTGCTCCTCCTGGACTTCGGCCAGGCGCTTGTAGTACAGCACGTTATAATAGGCCTGCATCACCGCCAGGCAGATGTCCGCCTCCGTCTGCTTCTCCTGCGAGCCGGCGATCAGGACGCCCGTCCGGGAGATCCGATAGTTGTTGACCGCTTCGAAACCGTTGAAGAGGTAGATGTTGGCGTCCGCGCCGTAATTGTTGTAGAACGTCGTCGTACCCGTATAGGTATTGGTCTGCGGGTCGATGTTGCGGCCGAAGGAGTAATAGATGTTCGAGTTCGCGCTGATCTGCGGCGTGAGGAGTTCCAGGATCCGGGTGCGGCGCTCCAGGCGGGCGTCGCGGGAGTCCGCCTCCTGGATCCGCATCTTCGTCGAGTTCGAGACCGCGTAGGTCATACAGTCGCGCAGGGACATCTGCCCCCGGCAATCCAACATGTTGGCGAAAAAGAGGACCGCCACGAAAACACTGGTAAAAATAATCCGTATCATCTTTTTGTATTTTTATTCAAACGTTGTCGCCCTCCCCTGCAACACGGCCCGTGCCAAACTCGCAATCCGCTGAATATCAGAATGATGCAAAAAGACAAAAGGTGTAAAGCGCTGTAAAACGCTTTACACCTTTTACACATTGTCTTTACATTCTCCCCTACCGGAAGCGGAGCTCGAAGACGGTCTGCGCGTCGTCGCTGCGCGTCAGCTCGATGCTGCCGTTGTGGTTGCGCATGATCTGGCGGGCCAGCGAGAGGCCGATGCCGGAACCTTCCTTCTTGGTGGTGAAGAACGGGATGAAGATCTGCTCCTGGCTGCTCACCGGGATGGGATCGCCGTCATTGGCAACGTCGATGACCACGTCGTCTTCCTTGCCCATCCGGGCGAAGACGTCGATCTTCTTCGCCCCAGCCTGCAGGGCGTTCTTGATCAGGTTGATCAGGATCTGGGAGATCTGGCCCTCGTCGGCATAGATCATCAGGTCGGGCTCCTGCGGACGATAGGCGCAGGAGGCGCCGCAGGAGGCCAGGAACTCGCTGTTGAGGCTGATGACGCCCTCCACCAGGTCCTGCAGCTCGAGCGCCTTGCGGACGGGCTTGGCCACGCCGCTGAGTTCGCGGTAGGTCTGCACGAAACCGATGAGGTTCTTGGACGAGTCGGAGATGGTCTCCAGGCCGGCCCTGATGTCCAGCTCGCTGTGCCCGTCCGCGTCCACGGACTTGGCCAGGGCGTCGCTGAGCGAGGCGATCGGCGAGACCGTGTTCATGATCTCGTGCGTGAGCACGCGGATGAGCTTGGTCCAGGAATCCTGCTCGTGCGCCTGCCGCTGCTTCTCGAAGATGGTGCGGATACGGTTGAGCGTGCGGTTGAAGCGGTCGCTCTCCTTGAATCGGAAGTTGAGCTCGCCGTCCTCGAGCGCGTCCATCATGTAGGCCACCTTCTTGATGTCCTTGTGGCGCGTGTAGTACATCGCCACCGCCGCCGCGGTAGCCGCGACGACGACGATGAGCAATATGGTCAGCCAGAGGGGCATGGGTTAAAGGCCGTATTTCTTCAGTTTGGCATAGAGCGTCGGGCGGCTCACGCCGAGGATCTTGGCGGCAGCGGAGATGTTGCCCATCGCGCGCTCCATCGCCTCGCGGACGAGGCGCTCTTCCTCGGCCGGGTTGCGGGAGAGCCCGGCGGGGGCGCCGTAGGCGGCTGCGCCGGCGGGGGCGGCCTCCGGCGCGGCGTGCGTGTCGATCGCCAGGTCCTTGACGGACAGTTCCCTGCCCTCCGACAGGATCACAGCCTTCTCGATGCAGTTCTGCAGCTCGCGGATGTTGCCGTTCCAGCGCTGCGCCTTCAGCAACTCCGCGGCCTCGTGCGAGATGCCGGTCAGCGGCCGGTGGTATTTCTCCGCGAAGCGGAGCAGGAAGCGCTCCGCCAGCGGCACGATGTCGTCCCGGCGCTCGCGCAGCGACGGCAGCGCGATGTGGACGGTGTTGATGCGGTAGAAGAGGTCCTCGCGGAAACGGCCCTCGCGCACCAGCGCCGCCAGGTCCATGTTGGTGGCGCAGATAAGGCGGATGTTGACCGGGCGCGCTTCGGTGCCGCCCACGCGGACGATGCTGCGGTTCTGGATGGCGCGCAGTAGCTTGGCCTGCAGGTGCAGGGGGATATTGCCGATCTCGTCGAGGAAGAGCGTGCCGCCGTCGGCCTGCTCGAACTTGCCTTCGTGGTCGGTGTGCGCGTCGGTGAACGCGCCCTTGACGTGACCGAAGAGCTCGCTCTCGAAGAGCGTCTCCGTGATGGCGCCGGCGTCCACCGCCACCATCGCCTTGCCGTTGCGCAGGCTGCGGGCGTGGATCTCGCGCGCGAGGACATCCTTGCCCGTGCCGTTCTCGCCTGTGATGAGCACCGTGGCGTCGGTCGGGGCGATCTTGTCGAGGGTCTTGCGGATGGCGGCCATCGCGGGGCTGTCGCCCCAGAACATGGCGCCGGCCTCCGCGGGCCGGGCCTCGGACGCCTTGGCGTCGCGGCCCATGGCCTTGCGGGCCTTGTCGCGCGCCGCCAGCAGCACCTCCACGAGCTTGTCGTTCTCCCACGGCTTCACGACGAAGTCGAACGCGCCGCGCTTCATGCCCTCCACCGCCAGCTGGATGTCGGCGTAGGCCGTGAAGAGCACGACCTCCACGTCGGGGGCCATCTTCTTGATCTCCCCGGCCCAGTAGAGGCCTTCGTTGCCCGTGTTGATGCTGGTGTTGAAATTCATGTCAAGGAGGATCACGTCGGGGCGGAACTGCTCCAGCGTGGACACCAGCGTGGCGGGAGACGGGATGGTCTTGACCTCTGCGAAATGCATGGGAAGCAGGATCTCCAGCGCCTTCCGGATGCCGGCGTTGTCGTCGACGACAAGTATCTTACCTTTCTTGGTTGCCATAGGATTTGTTTTTCACAGAATGCAAATATACTCTTTTTCCGCTGGATACAAGCGAAGGCGGCCGACTATCGCTTCGACCGCCTTCTGATTCCAACCACAAATCAAAAGGGCTACTGGTGTGCAGCCTTGAAGTCAGACCAACGGTAGTACGGCCATCCCTCCGCCGGAAGCGGGAGATGCGCCGGTTCGCCGTTGAGCAGGACCGTGAACAGGATTTCGTCGGAGCTGTCGCTCCGGAAAAAGACGAAATGCATGTTGGCCCCCATCGGGATCTTGTAGCTCTGGAAGACCTCCTCCACCTCCGCAGGGCTCTGCGGGACCGTGGCGAAGCCGTCGAGGTCCAGGCACATCATCAGCGCCATGAAGGTGTAGTCGTGCGCGAAGCGCAGGTCCGCGCCCCCCTCGCCTGCGGCGATGTGTGCGTCCGCCCGCGCGATGATGTCGCGGATGATGGTCCGGTAGCCGTTGTGCTTCGGCCAGGCCTCGGTATAGAGCTGATAATTGTCGATGCGCCAGAGGGAGATGGCTTCCTCGGGCGTATACAGGTCCATGAAGTCCAGGTCGGTGTCGAGGCTGTTCATGCCCTCGGCGAAGAAGAACATGTGGGTCGCGAGCTCATAGAACTTCGCGCGCCTGACCGACTTGCGCGGCTGCTTGAAGATGCGCGAGAGCACTTTCTCCGAATCGAAGAAACCGGCCGCGTACTGCTCGTCGGAGACCCGGAACGGCAGGGTCGCGCGCTCGTAGCCCTCGTAGAACGGGTTCTCGTCCTCGAGCGGCAGGGTCGCCGGCATGTTGGTGCGGGACACGTCCTCGGTCACGAAGAGCGTCGGGTTCTTGCCCTTGAGCGCCAGGCAGTAGGACGACATCGTCATCACGCTGCGCAGGCTCGGGGACGACACGGCGCGGACCTTCGCCCCGTCGGGGAACGCCTCCGGGAAACGC
This Bacteroidales bacterium WCE2004 DNA region includes the following protein-coding sequences:
- a CDS encoding Histidine kinase-, DNA gyrase B-, and HSP90-like ATPase, which gives rise to MPLWLTILLIVVVAATAAAVAMYYTRHKDIKKVAYMMDALEDGELNFRFKESDRFNRTLNRIRTIFEKQRQAHEQDSWTKLIRVLTHEIMNTVSPIASLSDALAKSVDADGHSELDIRAGLETISDSSKNLIGFVQTYRELSGVAKPVRKALELQDLVEGVISLNSEFLASCGASCAYRPQEPDLMIYADEGQISQILINLIKNALQAGAKKIDVFARMGKEDDVVIDVANDGDPIPVSSQEQIFIPFFTTKKEGSGIGLSLARQIMRNHNGSIELTRSDDAQTVFELRFR
- a CDS encoding outer membrane protein is translated as MIRIIFTSVFVAVLFFANMLDCRGQMSLRDCMTYAVSNSTKMRIQEADSRDARLERRTRILELLTPQISANSNIYYSFGRNIDPQTNTYTGTTTFYNNYGADANIYLFNGFEAVNNYRISRTGVLIAGSQEKQTEADICLAVMQAYYNVLYYKRLAEVQEEQVAAAEQALAKARKQEEIGQKGHADVVQMEAELADRQYDRINTLNEYEQQKLTLADLMFWPADEELVLAEFGAAGSDEGPALLGDSEESVVEFALLNNPAVKIADWKAKNALLEFNTAKGQLLPSLRLSGGISTTYYSYLGQDTTMPPFWGMFNANLGEYVQLSLSIPIWDRLSRQTKVATKRNAYKRATAELDQKRREVETEVRKAIQDRDGSAAAWLQAQRKAEVQTEAYHLNLKKLEQGLISPLEFQTANNNYLKAQADEMGSQFKYLIKQAVVKYYNGVDYLNQ
- a CDS encoding Thiol-disulfide isomerase or thioredoxin; its protein translation is MKKLSFISLAFAAIGAVACSDGSVKYNVSGSGAPEDGKTVYLIDGINSERIDSAVVAGGAFQLKGKAPKDALLNVNIDGSNWFFLLFNDGEPVTLNAADNSLTGSELNDKVTECDLWIYEQMSHLSELGNKLTELSEKVPQTDPEFQTLLQQYRTDNLAFRKGLTDKLEANMDNLLPVAFAREAFSLIGVDKVREIVAAADTPFGTHPVVTGLLKQVDEEEARMKEMQERAQAIIGQKFLDLEEPDPDGNVHKLSEYLGQGNWVLVDFWASWCGPCKAEMPNVVEVYKKYHAKGFEIVGLSFDRQKEAWVQAIKDWEMPWIHLSDLKQWQTVASDTYAVKAIPDNILVDPEGTIVARGLRGDDLKAKLAEIFV
- a CDS encoding DNA-binding transcriptional response regulator, NtrC family, contains REC, AAA-type ATPase, and a Fis-type DNA-binding domains, whose protein sequence is MATKKGKILVVDDNAGIRKALEILLPMHFAEVKTIPSPATLVSTLEQFRPDVILLDMNFNTSINTGNEGLYWAGEIKKMAPDVEVVLFTAYADIQLAVEGMKRGAFDFVVKPWENDKLVEVLLAARDKARKAMGRDAKASEARPAEAGAMFWGDSPAMAAIRKTLDKIAPTDATVLITGENGTGKDVLAREIHARSLRNGKAMVAVDAGAITETLFESELFGHVKGAFTDAHTDHEGKFEQADGGTLFLDEIGNIPLHLQAKLLRAIQNRSIVRVGGTEARPVNIRLICATNMDLAALVREGRFREDLFYRINTVHIALPSLRERRDDIVPLAERFLLRFAEKYHRPLTGISHEAAELLKAQRWNGNIRELQNCIEKAVILSEGRELSVKDLAIDTHAAPEAAPAGAAAYGAPAGLSRNPAEEERLVREAMERAMGNISAAAKILGVSRPTLYAKLKKYGL